In Lysobacter luteus, a single window of DNA contains:
- a CDS encoding RNA-binding S4 domain-containing protein: MQTIDFELDRDHVELNQLLKLVGLCDSGGAGKALVASGHVRVDGAVELRKTCKIHAGQRVQLGDCIVRVIAAA, translated from the coding sequence ATGCAGACCATCGACTTCGAACTCGACCGCGACCACGTGGAGCTGAACCAGCTGCTCAAGCTGGTCGGCCTGTGCGACAGCGGTGGCGCCGGCAAGGCCCTGGTCGCCAGCGGCCACGTGCGGGTCGACGGCGCGGTGGAGCTGCGCAAGACGTGCAAGATCCACGCGGGCCAGCGCGTGCAGCTGGGCGACTGCATCGTCCGCGTCATCGCGGCTGCCTGA
- a CDS encoding sigma-54 interaction domain-containing protein — MDNDTSPHPLAGSCGPTGMVGRCAAIRGLQEDLARVATTPASVLVAGESGTGKELVAHAVHVLSGRQGEFVAVNCGAIAPDLLASHLFGHERGSFTGAAARHAGFFEQAHRGTLFLDEITEMPAALQVYLLRALETGTITRVGGTGSVALDTRIVAATNRDPAEAIDDGLLREDLFYRLAEFIVELPPLRGRGDDAVLLAQHFLDALNEEYGSRKRLDPDATAEILRYDWPGNIRELRSVVQRAFILSDGDVVSIRDAGRHALRRRAADEDASTVVFNVGMTYAEVQQEMLRKTLAYFDNDKTRTARTLGVSVRTIHNQLAREQRGARRAAPETGDSGTTAHRRRNDDDLRALTA, encoded by the coding sequence ATGGACAACGACACTTCTCCGCACCCGCTCGCCGGAAGTTGCGGCCCGACCGGCATGGTCGGGCGTTGCGCCGCCATCCGCGGATTGCAGGAAGACCTGGCCCGCGTCGCCACCACCCCCGCCTCGGTGCTCGTGGCCGGCGAGAGCGGTACCGGCAAGGAGCTGGTCGCCCATGCAGTGCACGTGCTGAGCGGGCGCCAAGGGGAGTTCGTCGCGGTCAATTGCGGCGCGATCGCGCCAGACCTGCTGGCCAGTCACCTGTTCGGCCACGAGCGTGGCAGCTTCACAGGCGCGGCGGCGCGGCATGCCGGTTTCTTCGAACAGGCCCATCGCGGCACGCTGTTCCTCGACGAGATCACCGAGATGCCGGCCGCACTGCAGGTATACCTGTTGCGCGCACTGGAGACCGGCACGATCACCCGCGTCGGTGGCACGGGATCCGTCGCGCTGGACACCCGCATCGTGGCCGCAACCAACCGGGACCCCGCCGAGGCGATCGATGACGGCCTGCTGCGCGAGGACCTGTTCTACCGGTTGGCGGAATTCATCGTCGAACTGCCGCCGCTCCGCGGGCGCGGCGATGACGCCGTATTGCTGGCGCAGCACTTCCTGGATGCGCTCAATGAGGAGTACGGGAGCCGCAAGCGGCTGGATCCGGACGCAACGGCCGAAATCCTGCGTTACGACTGGCCGGGCAACATCCGCGAGCTGCGCAGCGTGGTGCAACGAGCCTTCATCCTCAGCGACGGGGACGTGGTGTCGATCCGCGATGCCGGCCGCCACGCGCTGCGCCGGCGTGCCGCCGACGAGGACGCCAGCACCGTGGTGTTCAACGTCGGCATGACCTACGCCGAAGTGCAGCAGGAAATGCTGCGCAAGACGCTGGCGTATTTCGACAACGACAAGACCCGCACCGCGCGCACGCTCGGCGTGAGTGTGCGGACGATCCACAACCAGCTTGCGCGCGAGCAGCGCGGGGCACGACGCGCGGCGCCGGAGACCGGCGACAGCGGCACCACCGCGCACCGTCGGCGCAACGACGACGACCTGCGCGCACTCACGGCCTAG
- a CDS encoding membrane-bound PQQ-dependent dehydrogenase, glucose/quinate/shikimate family, which yields MFRERAHPGSHWPRWLLGGVIALLGLTLAIGGGWLLTLGGSWYYLPAGIALLVAGGLLMLGRIGGAWLYAVVLLATIGWAAWESGLDYWRWIPRLGLLVVLAIPVALLAPRLRGGPSRKTGWGMAAVLALVFAGVFALAFVPHGVTRSATPFPQPSTVSQRTTSDDAATQPGVAPAPGDWGAYGRSHAATRFSPLDQITADNVDRLERVWTYRTGDLPEKRWGAETTPLKVGDTLYLCSARNILIALDARTGDERWRYDPRVAEENIPYTAACRGVAYYQVPASGSTAPADDAGEVPEASATSGVGESSTADTSAARDTAVATLDGVRRDCATRIIEGTLDGRLIAVDARTGRPCTDFGDNGQVDITRGMGEVSPGMVSITSAPTIVQGVIVTGHQVLDGQRRMAPSGVIQGFDAVTGQQRWAWDMMRPDRTALAPGETYTRGTPNMWTTASADEELGLVYLPMGNAAADYVSASRRPPEMEYSTSLVALDVTTGRPAWHFQTVHNDVWDYDLGSQATLVDVSTAAGTVPALVLPTKQGDMYVLDRRTGQPLHGVEERPVPTGGVPTEEGLRSPTQPYSQYHTLAKRELTERDMWGLTPIDQMICRIQFAGASYEGMYTPPTTDRHWVEYPGYNGGSDWGGIAIDPQRAVIIANYNDMPNYNILVPREEADRRGWAPRDEARGDMGGAEGAGDPQAGTPYAIDVNAGWRLPFTGLLCKEPPYGGIRAIDLATGETLWDRPFGTARKNGPFGIPSYLPIVIGTPNNGGPAVTAGGLVFIAAATDDLIRAIDIETGETVWSDALPAGAQATPMVYEAGGRQYLIIMAGGHHFMETPVGDYVIAYALHGDPDAG from the coding sequence ATGTTCCGTGAACGCGCGCACCCCGGATCCCACTGGCCGCGATGGTTGCTTGGCGGCGTCATCGCCCTGCTCGGGCTCACCCTTGCCATAGGCGGCGGCTGGCTGCTCACGCTGGGCGGCTCCTGGTACTACCTGCCTGCCGGTATCGCGCTGCTTGTCGCCGGTGGACTGCTGATGCTCGGCCGCATCGGCGGCGCATGGCTCTACGCGGTCGTCCTGCTGGCCACCATCGGGTGGGCGGCATGGGAGTCAGGGCTGGACTATTGGCGCTGGATACCGCGCCTGGGCCTGTTGGTGGTACTTGCTATCCCGGTAGCACTGCTCGCGCCGCGCCTGCGCGGTGGCCCCTCCCGCAAGACAGGCTGGGGCATGGCGGCGGTGCTGGCGCTGGTGTTCGCCGGCGTATTCGCGCTCGCCTTCGTACCGCACGGCGTGACCCGTTCGGCGACCCCGTTCCCGCAGCCCTCGACGGTGTCACAGCGCACGACATCGGACGATGCCGCCACCCAGCCGGGCGTCGCGCCGGCGCCGGGTGACTGGGGCGCCTACGGCCGCAGCCATGCCGCCACGCGCTTCAGCCCGCTCGACCAGATCACCGCCGACAATGTCGACCGGCTCGAGCGGGTCTGGACCTACCGCACCGGCGACCTGCCCGAAAAGCGCTGGGGCGCGGAGACCACGCCGCTCAAGGTCGGCGACACCCTGTACCTGTGTTCGGCACGGAACATCCTGATCGCACTGGATGCGCGCACCGGCGACGAGCGGTGGCGCTACGACCCACGCGTCGCCGAGGAAAACATTCCCTACACCGCCGCGTGCCGGGGCGTTGCCTACTACCAGGTGCCCGCGAGCGGCAGCACCGCGCCCGCGGACGATGCGGGCGAAGTGCCAGAGGCGTCCGCAACATCCGGCGTCGGTGAATCCTCAACCGCCGACACCTCCGCGGCACGCGACACCGCCGTCGCGACCCTGGACGGCGTCCGCCGCGACTGCGCCACCCGCATCATCGAAGGCACCCTGGACGGGCGGCTGATCGCCGTCGACGCACGGACCGGCCGCCCGTGCACCGATTTCGGCGACAACGGCCAGGTCGACATCACCCGTGGCATGGGCGAGGTCTCGCCCGGGATGGTGTCGATCACCTCCGCGCCGACCATCGTCCAGGGCGTCATCGTGACCGGCCACCAGGTGCTCGACGGCCAGCGGCGGATGGCGCCATCGGGCGTGATCCAAGGCTTCGACGCGGTCACCGGGCAGCAGCGCTGGGCGTGGGACATGATGCGACCCGACCGCACCGCCCTCGCCCCCGGCGAGACCTATACCCGCGGCACGCCCAACATGTGGACGACGGCCAGCGCCGACGAAGAGCTGGGACTGGTCTACCTGCCGATGGGCAACGCGGCTGCCGACTACGTCAGCGCATCGCGGCGCCCACCGGAAATGGAGTACTCCACCTCGCTGGTCGCGCTGGACGTCACCACCGGCCGGCCCGCGTGGCATTTCCAGACCGTGCACAACGACGTGTGGGACTACGACCTCGGCTCTCAGGCGACGCTGGTCGACGTGTCCACCGCAGCCGGCACCGTGCCGGCGCTGGTGTTGCCGACCAAGCAGGGCGACATGTACGTGCTGGACCGCCGCACCGGCCAGCCGCTGCACGGCGTCGAGGAGCGGCCGGTCCCCACAGGCGGCGTGCCGACCGAGGAAGGCCTGCGTTCGCCCACCCAGCCGTACTCGCAGTACCACACGCTGGCCAAGCGCGAACTCACCGAGCGCGACATGTGGGGCCTGACCCCGATCGACCAGATGATCTGCCGGATCCAGTTCGCCGGCGCGAGCTACGAGGGGATGTACACGCCGCCGACCACCGACCGCCACTGGGTCGAGTACCCCGGCTACAACGGCGGCTCGGACTGGGGCGGCATCGCGATCGACCCGCAGCGCGCGGTGATCATTGCCAACTACAACGACATGCCCAACTACAACATCCTGGTCCCGCGCGAGGAGGCCGACCGGCGTGGCTGGGCGCCGCGCGACGAGGCCCGCGGCGACATGGGCGGTGCCGAGGGTGCCGGCGACCCGCAAGCGGGCACGCCGTACGCGATCGACGTCAACGCCGGCTGGCGCCTGCCCTTCACGGGGTTGCTGTGCAAGGAGCCGCCCTACGGCGGCATCCGCGCGATTGACCTGGCGACCGGCGAGACACTCTGGGACCGGCCCTTCGGCACCGCCCGCAAGAACGGTCCGTTCGGCATCCCGTCGTACCTGCCGATCGTGATCGGCACGCCCAACAACGGCGGCCCCGCGGTCACCGCCGGCGGGCTGGTGTTCATCGCCGCCGCCACCGACGACCTGATCCGCGCGATCGACATCGAGACCGGCGAGACCGTCTGGAGCGACGCGCTGCCGGCCGGTGCGCAGGCCACGCCGATGGTCTACGAGGCCGGCGGCAGGCAGTACCTGATCATCATGGCCGGCGGCCACCATTTCATGGAAACGCCGGTCGGCGACTATGTGATCGCCTACGCATTGCACGGAGATCCGGATGCCGGATGA
- a CDS encoding GIY-YIG nuclease family protein, whose product MTWFVYLIECRDGSIYTGVATDVARRYAEHAAGKGARYTRARPPVRLLARFEHPDRGSALRAEYAIKQLTSARKRALCADAQSAGSASL is encoded by the coding sequence ATGACTTGGTTCGTGTACCTGATCGAATGCCGCGACGGCAGCATCTACACCGGCGTTGCCACCGACGTGGCGCGCCGCTATGCCGAGCACGCCGCCGGCAAGGGCGCACGCTACACGCGCGCCCGGCCGCCGGTGCGGTTGCTGGCCCGCTTCGAACATCCTGACCGCGGCAGCGCACTGCGGGCCGAGTACGCGATCAAGCAACTGACGTCGGCGCGCAAGCGCGCACTCTGCGCCGACGCGCAATCCGCGGGTTCCGCGTCGCTGTAG
- a CDS encoding BON domain-containing protein: MRNDNKMGEDLKAVAEDVMQLGARCVQAGRAWLNDRRNEMTDRNDENRYGNNRSTYQSQGAGQSRAQGSPRGRQQYQGAQASHQQGGYQQQVYQQPGYQQGEYQRPQGQGGYQSSGHQQYGRTQGSQQYGADDYASQDYGRAQAWGQGGMEREYGQSFEQGLGETSLGQGPYDREAGGYGARAQSDWQRGSQYQYGSPRQDTQQGRQQQYQGNRGAYAQQGYSSYQNRQQGEGYGTSSGYGNPDQYRYGSQGYSGESFVSPGDTQQSHAGMGRQSYSRSEFGGSTYGGGYGGVGPRNYTRSDERITEDLCERLTRDHDVDASGIEVKVANGTATLEGTVSQRWMKHRAEDLADSCSGVRNVENRLKVRSASEGMQSSGTSQESGANRASGGSQTGSPTTPTSGSTGTAH, encoded by the coding sequence ATGCGTAACGACAACAAGATGGGCGAAGACCTCAAGGCCGTCGCCGAAGACGTGATGCAACTGGGTGCGCGATGCGTGCAGGCGGGTCGTGCATGGCTCAATGACAGGAGAAACGAGATGACCGATCGCAACGACGAAAATCGCTACGGGAACAACCGCAGCACTTACCAGTCGCAGGGCGCCGGCCAGTCGCGGGCGCAGGGCAGTCCGCGCGGCCGGCAGCAGTACCAGGGCGCCCAGGCCAGCCACCAGCAGGGCGGCTACCAGCAGCAGGTTTACCAGCAGCCGGGCTACCAGCAGGGCGAGTACCAGCGGCCGCAGGGCCAGGGTGGATACCAGTCGAGCGGCCATCAGCAGTACGGCCGGACGCAGGGCAGCCAGCAGTACGGCGCCGATGACTATGCATCGCAGGATTACGGTCGCGCGCAGGCCTGGGGCCAGGGCGGCATGGAGCGCGAGTACGGGCAGTCGTTCGAGCAGGGCCTGGGCGAGACCTCGCTGGGCCAGGGACCGTACGACCGCGAAGCCGGCGGGTACGGCGCGCGTGCCCAGTCGGACTGGCAACGCGGTTCGCAGTACCAGTACGGCTCGCCGCGCCAGGACACGCAGCAGGGACGCCAGCAGCAGTACCAGGGCAACCGCGGCGCGTACGCCCAGCAGGGCTATTCCAGCTATCAGAACCGGCAGCAGGGCGAGGGCTACGGGACAAGCTCGGGCTATGGCAACCCGGACCAGTACCGCTACGGCAGCCAGGGTTACAGCGGCGAATCCTTCGTGTCGCCCGGCGACACCCAGCAGAGCCACGCTGGCATGGGGCGCCAGAGCTACAGCCGCTCCGAGTTCGGCGGCAGCACCTACGGCGGTGGTTACGGTGGCGTCGGGCCGCGCAACTACACCCGCTCGGACGAGCGCATCACCGAAGACCTGTGCGAGCGCCTGACCCGCGACCACGACGTGGACGCCAGCGGCATCGAGGTCAAGGTCGCCAACGGCACCGCGACCCTTGAAGGCACCGTGTCGCAGCGCTGGATGAAGCACCGCGCCGAGGACCTGGCCGACAGCTGCAGTGGCGTTCGCAACGTCGAAAACCGGCTGAAGGTGCGTTCTGCGTCGGAGGGCATGCAGTCCTCCGGGACGTCACAGGAGAGCGGCGCCAACCGCGCCAGCGGGGGCAGCCAGACCGGCTCGCCGACCACGCCGACGAGCGGTTCGACCGGAACCGCGCATTAG